In Mastigocladopsis repens PCC 10914, a single window of DNA contains:
- a CDS encoding phosphate ABC transporter substrate-binding protein, protein MANRSNNRETLTLVLSLLLTLGLLGFGLWYFRNSLPFGSNQQTQPSAQNSSEQQSSEQASTSQPNAGQAFDTSSLDTSLPNPNVLTIDGSVTIVALMKQLQIAFNPVNPSLPTTYGLPSGSPNGTNKGIQNLRDGRVLMAASSRPLKPEEAQAGLVGVPIARDALAVAVGVNNPYKGELTIEQLKGVFQGKITNWSQVGGPNLPIKVINRSPDSGTHTFFQEVVLLGEPFAPDSANFTTIKKDETTSILRALGDNGISYSTVSQIENQTTVRIVPINGISPTDKTAIKNSTYPISRVVYLVAPRKTSPAAKQFIDFAVSSGGQQVVQRVGFIPLN, encoded by the coding sequence ATGGCTAATAGAAGCAACAATCGAGAAACACTCACCTTGGTGCTATCTCTGCTCCTTACTCTAGGACTTTTAGGGTTTGGTCTGTGGTACTTTCGTAATAGCTTGCCTTTTGGCTCCAACCAACAAACTCAACCCTCTGCCCAGAATTCTTCCGAACAACAGAGTTCTGAGCAAGCTTCCACCTCCCAACCCAACGCGGGTCAAGCTTTTGACACATCAAGCTTAGATACTAGCTTGCCTAATCCAAATGTGCTGACGATAGATGGTAGCGTCACAATAGTGGCTCTGATGAAGCAGCTTCAAATTGCCTTTAATCCGGTGAATCCTTCGTTACCCACAACTTATGGCTTACCATCTGGTAGTCCCAATGGTACCAACAAAGGAATTCAAAACTTGCGGGACGGCAGAGTATTGATGGCAGCCAGTTCACGTCCTCTAAAGCCTGAGGAGGCACAGGCTGGGCTTGTGGGAGTTCCAATTGCTCGAGATGCTTTAGCTGTAGCAGTAGGCGTCAACAACCCGTACAAAGGTGAATTGACCATAGAACAGTTGAAGGGGGTTTTTCAGGGAAAAATCACCAATTGGTCACAGGTAGGAGGTCCAAACCTGCCTATTAAAGTAATTAACCGCTCTCCAGATAGTGGTACACATACATTCTTTCAGGAAGTGGTCCTGTTAGGAGAGCCTTTCGCACCTGATAGCGCCAATTTCACCACAATCAAGAAAGATGAAACAACTTCGATATTACGTGCCTTGGGTGATAACGGTATCAGTTACAGCACAGTTTCCCAGATAGAAAACCAAACAACTGTTCGTATTGTCCCTATAAATGGGATTTCTCCTACTGATAAAACTGCAATTAAAAATAGTACTTATCCCATTAGTCGAGTGGTTTATTTAGTTGCGCCGCGTAAAACGAGTCCAGCCGCTAAACAATTTATTGACTTTGCCGTATCTTCTGGTGGTCAACAGGTTGTCCAACGAGTAGGTTTTATTCCGTTAAACTAG
- a CDS encoding flavin monoamine oxidase family protein, translating to MDTKILLEQFQLVNFQKGKRITILGAGIAGLVAAYELERLGHEVEIMEGSPRIGGRVWTHRFGNSPDAPYAELGAMRIPSDHEMTLHYVHEMGLSDKLCKFMTVFEESNAMMNINGQVLQMKDAPRVLQQTEGGILSDTRYSERTRAFAAWLKTIINTIAPGNLRSDFERDLNSHLMDELERLDLNPYFSEDGETIDLHSFLTQNPSFRAKCSQGLDIFLGDIMTETSHDLLQLKGGMDQLIQRLAASIKGPIKCNQEIVALRVQKDHVQITYKENGQLHTKICDYVLCTIPFSVLRKLELSGFDDDKLDSIHNTVYCPGTKVAFHTRESFWEKDGIKGGASFSGEGVRQTYYPSVKFNPNSGSVMLASYTIGDDAQRMGMMSEQERFDYVQNTVSKMHPELNAPGVIVDKASIAWGNYKWCAGGCTIHWDSTDGSSSYLKAQRPQNTLFFAGEHCSRFPAWLQGSIESALEAVYDIVKHKPVAQSTAVPVGNSWNKNPQMVTVGVR from the coding sequence ATGGACACCAAAATTTTACTTGAGCAATTCCAACTGGTAAACTTTCAAAAAGGCAAGCGGATCACCATACTGGGCGCAGGTATCGCAGGTTTAGTAGCAGCATATGAACTCGAACGCCTGGGACATGAAGTCGAAATTATGGAAGGTAGCCCACGCATTGGTGGACGGGTATGGACACACCGCTTCGGTAACTCCCCAGATGCACCTTACGCGGAGCTGGGAGCAATGCGTATCCCAAGCGACCATGAAATGACTCTGCATTATGTGCATGAAATGGGACTGTCTGACAAACTGTGCAAGTTTATGACAGTGTTTGAGGAAAGCAACGCAATGATGAACATCAACGGACAAGTGCTGCAGATGAAAGACGCACCCCGTGTATTGCAACAAACAGAAGGTGGTATCCTCAGTGACACTCGCTACAGTGAAAGAACTCGCGCCTTTGCTGCTTGGCTCAAAACTATTATTAATACTATCGCTCCTGGTAATCTCCGTTCTGATTTTGAACGCGACTTGAACTCTCACTTGATGGATGAGTTAGAGCGCTTAGATTTAAACCCTTACTTCAGCGAAGACGGCGAAACGATTGACTTACACTCATTCCTGACACAAAACCCAAGCTTCCGCGCAAAGTGCTCTCAAGGGTTGGATATTTTCCTCGGCGACATCATGACAGAAACCAGCCATGACTTGTTGCAACTCAAAGGTGGGATGGATCAACTCATCCAACGTTTGGCAGCATCAATCAAAGGTCCTATCAAGTGTAACCAAGAAATCGTCGCCCTGCGTGTGCAAAAAGACCACGTCCAAATCACCTACAAGGAAAATGGTCAGTTGCACACCAAGATATGCGACTACGTACTATGCACAATTCCCTTCAGTGTATTACGCAAGTTGGAATTGAGCGGCTTTGATGATGATAAACTTGATTCGATTCACAACACTGTTTACTGTCCCGGAACGAAAGTTGCCTTTCACACTCGCGAGTCTTTCTGGGAAAAGGATGGTATCAAAGGTGGTGCTTCCTTCAGTGGTGAAGGTGTGCGTCAAACATACTACCCAAGCGTGAAGTTCAACCCCAATAGCGGTAGCGTGATGTTGGCGAGCTACACCATCGGTGATGATGCCCAACGCATGGGGATGATGTCTGAACAAGAGCGCTTTGATTACGTCCAAAACACTGTAAGTAAGATGCATCCCGAACTGAATGCACCTGGTGTGATCGTGGACAAAGCATCCATTGCTTGGGGTAACTACAAGTGGTGTGCTGGCGGATGCACAATTCACTGGGATTCGACAGATGGCTCTAGCAGTTACCTCAAAGCGCAAAGACCCCAAAACACTCTGTTTTTTGCTGGTGAACACTGCTCTCGCTTCCCAGCTTGGTTACAAGGTTCCATTGAGTCAGCACTGGAAGCGGTTTACGATATCGTTAAGCACAAGCCAGTTGCACAATCTACTGCTGTGCCCGTAGGCAACTCCTGGAACAAAAATCCTCAAATGGTCACAGTTGGAGTCCGGTAG
- a CDS encoding alpha/beta fold hydrolase produces the protein MEESEDSAVHWQQRVGNQRDWVWRGWQTRYTYIRPAQNHQKTTPLILLHGFGASIGHWRHNLEVLGEHHTVYALDMLGFGGSEKASANYSVELWVEQVYAFWKAFIRKPVVLVGNSIGSLIAMAAAATHPDMVQGVVMMSLPDPSLEQEALPVWLRPVVARIKSVVASGFILKAVFSVVRRPGVLRRWAGIAYANPEAVTDELVEIIAGPTQDRGSARAFIALFRATMAANFGPNVKTVLPTLTIPMLLIWGQKDKFVPPRLASQFAQYNENLHLHSLEDVGHCPHDECPDVVNLVILDWINKNFGETKHSVAPQAF, from the coding sequence TTGGAGGAAAGCGAGGATAGTGCAGTGCATTGGCAGCAACGGGTTGGCAATCAAAGAGACTGGGTTTGGCGAGGGTGGCAAACTCGCTACACATACATTCGCCCTGCTCAAAATCACCAAAAGACGACTCCTCTAATTCTGCTACACGGGTTCGGTGCATCTATTGGTCATTGGCGACACAATCTAGAGGTCCTGGGCGAACACCACACAGTTTACGCCCTTGATATGCTGGGTTTTGGAGGTTCTGAAAAAGCCTCAGCAAATTATAGTGTAGAGCTTTGGGTGGAACAGGTCTACGCTTTTTGGAAAGCATTTATCCGTAAACCTGTGGTGTTAGTGGGCAATTCTATTGGTTCATTGATTGCTATGGCTGCCGCTGCTACCCATCCCGACATGGTGCAGGGCGTGGTGATGATGAGTTTGCCAGATCCATCGTTGGAGCAGGAAGCTCTCCCTGTTTGGTTGCGACCTGTTGTGGCGAGAATTAAATCTGTTGTTGCTTCTGGATTTATTCTCAAAGCTGTATTTAGCGTTGTGCGTCGGCCTGGGGTGTTGCGTCGTTGGGCTGGAATTGCTTACGCCAATCCAGAAGCTGTAACAGATGAGTTAGTGGAAATTATAGCTGGACCTACCCAAGATCGTGGTTCTGCCCGTGCTTTTATCGCCCTTTTCCGAGCCACAATGGCTGCGAACTTTGGTCCAAATGTCAAAACAGTATTACCAACCTTGACTATTCCCATGCTTTTGATATGGGGGCAAAAGGACAAGTTTGTTCCTCCAAGACTTGCTAGTCAATTTGCTCAGTACAACGAGAATTTGCATCTGCATAGTCTAGAAGATGTGGGACATTGTCCCCATGATGAGTGCCCAGATGTAGTCAATTTGGTGATTTTAGATTGGATTAACAAAAATTTTGGTGAAACCAAGCACAGTGTTGCTCCCCAAGCGTTCTAG
- a CDS encoding type II toxin-antitoxin system PemK/MazF family toxin gives MQLTKNRENGLSKLSAADTFQVRSISQQRLVRQLGIVSDEQMQNISKALAIVLCIN, from the coding sequence TTGCAGTTAACTAAGAACCGCGAAAATGGTTTAAGTAAGCTTTCTGCTGCTGATACATTTCAAGTACGTTCAATCTCGCAGCAGAGATTAGTTCGCCAACTGGGAATTGTGTCAGATGAGCAAATGCAGAACATCAGCAAAGCCTTAGCGATTGTCTTATGCATTAATTAA
- a CDS encoding BON domain-containing protein: MGWLKRLFGMEKPQNAEVNPAPQPVEQAQQTAAPTAATQQIAPERMGLNGEYDQSGLAKRVALAFDQDSQLDDVDTLWVAQTGGTVVLKGKVPSQDILNKMVSVARSVNGATGVDTDQVTIG, encoded by the coding sequence ATGGGTTGGTTAAAAAGACTTTTTGGAATGGAAAAACCCCAAAATGCAGAAGTCAATCCTGCTCCACAGCCAGTAGAACAAGCTCAACAAACTGCTGCTCCTACTGCTGCAACTCAACAAATTGCTCCAGAGCGTATGGGATTGAATGGCGAATATGACCAGAGTGGTTTGGCAAAGCGGGTTGCACTGGCATTCGACCAAGACTCACAATTAGATGATGTGGATACCCTCTGGGTAGCTCAAACCGGCGGTACTGTTGTGTTAAAGGGCAAAGTTCCTAGCCAAGACATTCTCAATAAGATGGTTTCTGTAGCGCGTTCAGTTAATGGTGCTACTGGGGTTGACACAGACCAAGTGACGATTGGGTAG
- the infC gene encoding translation initiation factor IF-3 — protein sequence MSLIEKKRNRDLPQINERIRFPKIRVIDTDGSQLGILSPQEAIQLAEEKELDLVLLSDKADPPVCRIMDYGKYKFEQEKKAREARKKQHTADVKEVKMRYKIEEHDYNVRVKQAERFLKDGDKVKATVMFRGREIQHSDMAEVLLKRMATDLESVGEVQQAPKKEGRNMMMLISPKK from the coding sequence ATGTCTCTGATTGAAAAAAAAAGAAATCGCGACCTGCCCCAAATTAACGAGAGAATTCGCTTCCCGAAGATTCGGGTTATTGATACCGATGGTTCCCAGTTGGGAATCCTGTCACCACAGGAAGCAATACAACTAGCCGAGGAAAAAGAGCTTGATTTAGTGCTGCTCAGTGACAAGGCTGACCCACCGGTTTGTCGGATTATGGACTATGGGAAATACAAGTTTGAGCAAGAGAAGAAGGCACGAGAAGCTCGCAAAAAGCAGCATACTGCTGATGTCAAAGAAGTGAAGATGCGTTACAAGATTGAAGAACACGACTATAACGTACGAGTCAAACAAGCAGAGCGTTTTCTCAAAGATGGCGATAAAGTCAAAGCAACTGTGATGTTCCGGGGTCGAGAAATCCAGCATAGCGACATGGCAGAAGTATTGCTCAAGCGAATGGCAACCGATTTAGAGTCAGTTGGTGAAGTCCAGCAAGCCCCTAAAAAAGAGGGACGAAACATGATGATGCTTATTTCACCTAAGAAGTAA
- the ssuD gene encoding FMNH2-dependent alkanesulfonate monooxygenase encodes MELLWFIPTHGDGRYLATAIGGRECNFVYFQQIAQAVDNLGFTGALLPTGRSCEDAWILASSLIAVTRQIRFLVAIRPGLMSPGMAARMAATFDRLSNGRLQVHVVTGGDPVELAGDGVHLSHDARYELTDEFLTVWKEIAGGCEVNFSGKYLQIKGGKLLFPPVQKPHPPLWFGGSSPIAQQIAAKHVDVYMTWGEPPQQVAEKIASVRKLAAEQGRSLRFGIRLHVIVRETATQAWEAANELIKYVNNEAIANAQKIFARMDSQGQRRMTQLHNGNREALEISPNLWTGVGLVRGGAGTALVGDPDTVVARILEYAELGIDTFILSGYPHLEEAYRVAELLFPRLPLQKLNHTNEAQMFSPVGELIGFENFPKQQ; translated from the coding sequence ATGGAATTGCTTTGGTTTATCCCAACACATGGAGATGGTCGCTATTTAGCAACAGCAATTGGAGGACGCGAATGCAACTTTGTTTACTTTCAGCAAATAGCTCAAGCAGTAGATAATTTGGGATTTACTGGGGCTTTGTTACCCACTGGACGTTCTTGTGAAGATGCCTGGATATTGGCTTCATCTTTAATTGCTGTGACCCGACAAATACGTTTTCTCGTTGCAATTCGTCCTGGATTGATGTCTCCTGGGATGGCTGCACGGATGGCTGCAACGTTTGACCGCTTATCTAATGGGCGCTTGCAGGTTCACGTTGTGACGGGTGGCGATCCGGTGGAATTAGCAGGAGATGGAGTGCATCTTTCTCATGATGCGCGTTATGAATTAACCGACGAGTTTTTGACAGTTTGGAAAGAAATTGCAGGTGGTTGTGAAGTCAACTTTAGCGGTAAATATCTGCAAATCAAGGGTGGTAAACTACTGTTTCCTCCGGTACAAAAGCCGCATCCTCCCTTATGGTTTGGCGGTTCGTCACCTATTGCACAACAGATTGCTGCTAAACATGTTGATGTCTATATGACTTGGGGAGAACCTCCGCAACAAGTGGCAGAAAAAATTGCATCTGTGCGTAAATTGGCAGCAGAACAGGGTAGAAGTCTCCGCTTCGGTATTCGCCTGCACGTCATTGTTCGAGAAACTGCAACACAAGCTTGGGAAGCGGCAAATGAACTGATTAAATATGTTAATAACGAGGCGATCGCCAATGCACAAAAAATCTTTGCTAGGATGGACTCCCAAGGACAGCGCCGCATGACGCAACTGCACAATGGCAATCGAGAGGCACTAGAAATCAGCCCGAATTTGTGGACGGGAGTCGGGCTAGTGCGGGGTGGTGCAGGGACAGCTTTGGTAGGAGATCCCGATACCGTCGTTGCCAGAATACTGGAGTATGCGGAACTAGGAATTGACACCTTTATTCTTTCCGGCTATCCCCACTTAGAAGAAGCCTATCGAGTCGCTGAGTTACTATTTCCGCGCTTGCCACTCCAAAAATTAAATCACACAAATGAAGCACAAATGTTCAGCCCTGTTGGCGAACTTATCGGCTTTGAAAACTTTCCAAAACAGCAATAA
- a CDS encoding cobyrinate a,c-diamide synthase, with protein MALVIAGERSGVGKTTVTLALLASLYQRGLQVQSFKVGPDYIDPMFHQHVTGRACRNLDTVLTSEAYVEQCFRYHAQLCESALIEGVMGLFDGVGERAQAEEGTKRIPLVSPSSYPPIPLSFGSTAHIARLLDLPVVLVIDCSRLSGSVAAIAHGYCSLDKRVKIAGVVLNRVGSDRHLSLLKDALEPLQLPILGVLRREDNITIPDRHLGLVPTAELPQLRAVIDRLAHLGNTCFDWERLLPLLQVSGKTPPLIPPLAKGREVRIAIARDRAFNFYYQDNLDLLQQLGAELVFWSPLEDAGLPEDVQGLYFGGGFPEVFAQQLAENANARNTVKTAILSGMPTIAECGGLMYLCEQIVDFEGKSWSMVGVLPTIAEMGGRLTLGYRRAVALQDSLVVRAGATVYGHEFHRSRLISTPNPPLFQSYRYDCEKSTGYEGWSLLPSLHASYIHQHWGESREIPQRFLESCCVFKFT; from the coding sequence ATGGCTTTAGTCATTGCAGGAGAACGTAGTGGGGTGGGCAAAACGACTGTTACGCTCGCCCTTTTGGCTTCTTTGTATCAGCGAGGTTTACAAGTACAATCTTTCAAGGTTGGTCCGGACTACATTGACCCGATGTTTCATCAGCACGTTACGGGTCGTGCTTGTCGCAATTTAGATACGGTACTTACATCAGAAGCCTACGTAGAGCAATGTTTTAGATATCACGCCCAACTGTGTGAATCTGCCCTAATAGAAGGGGTGATGGGTCTGTTTGATGGAGTTGGGGAGAGGGCACAAGCAGAGGAGGGAACAAAAAGAATTCCCCTTGTCTCCCCATCATCCTATCCCCCCATCCCCCTCTCTTTTGGTAGTACGGCTCATATAGCGCGGCTACTCGATTTACCTGTCGTGTTGGTGATCGATTGCAGTCGGTTGTCTGGTTCTGTGGCTGCGATCGCCCACGGTTATTGCTCGTTGGACAAGAGAGTGAAAATTGCTGGGGTGGTACTCAATCGCGTGGGTAGCGATCGCCATCTATCTCTTCTCAAAGATGCCCTAGAACCCCTCCAATTACCGATTCTTGGCGTGCTGCGACGTGAGGATAACATTACAATTCCTGATCGCCATTTGGGTTTAGTACCAACAGCAGAACTCCCCCAACTGCGTGCTGTCATTGACCGACTTGCCCATTTGGGCAATACTTGCTTTGACTGGGAACGCTTATTACCACTGTTGCAGGTTTCTGGGAAAACCCCACCCCTTATCCCTCCTCTTGCTAAGGGGAGAGAGGTAAGAATCGCTATTGCCCGCGATCGCGCTTTCAATTTTTACTACCAAGACAATCTTGATTTACTGCAACAGTTGGGTGCAGAACTGGTTTTCTGGAGTCCTCTAGAAGATGCTGGATTACCAGAGGATGTGCAAGGATTGTATTTTGGCGGTGGTTTTCCAGAAGTCTTTGCTCAACAACTAGCAGAAAACGCCAATGCTCGCAATACAGTAAAAACAGCAATCCTCTCTGGAATGCCCACCATAGCTGAGTGTGGGGGATTAATGTATCTGTGCGAGCAAATAGTCGATTTTGAGGGGAAATCTTGGTCAATGGTAGGCGTGTTACCCACAATAGCCGAGATGGGTGGGCGTCTTACCTTAGGGTATCGTCGAGCAGTTGCTTTACAAGATAGTTTGGTAGTACGCGCAGGTGCAACTGTCTACGGACATGAGTTTCACCGTTCCCGTTTAATCTCAACTCCCAATCCACCCTTGTTTCAAAGTTATCGCTACGATTGCGAGAAATCCACAGGATATGAAGGATGGAGTTTGCTTCCGTCTCTACACGCTTCTTATATTCACCAACACTGGGGAGAGAGTCGGGAAATTCCCCAGCGATTTTTAGAGAGTTGTTGTGTATTTAAATTTACTTAA
- the opcA gene encoding glucose-6-phosphate dehydrogenase assembly protein OpcA → MTTQAPTIFSIQAPKDVSLSEIEAELSQIWQSYGMAGEDGALPAATRATTFTLVVYEPEETQQLLAALGFYNGPIDGILGPQTVAALREAQKAFGLDRTGKATPEMLTRLREEVAKRHSNGATGDNGSGGVSYAPEATSPRIADEIASRNPCRIIALFPITGEDVGVKAQVSAYCPIQKQSSSTLICCEYITLTGTAAALERIGGMIPALLIGGLPKFLWWKATPDPNNALFKRLSAVCNNVIVDSCNFNKPETDLLSLQELVEAGVPLADLNWRRLSGWQELTAEAYDPPQRRAALTEVDKVNIDYEKGNPVQALMFLGWLASRLQWRPVSYQKESEDYDITQIHFVAHDQRQIQAELAGVPVGDVGEVAGDLIALRLSSTNVQANCGTLICSETGGCMRMETQGGAQSTGVFQQVSSLSEQKAEALVSQQVQRWGHEALFEESLGVTTQILKLGLKK, encoded by the coding sequence ATGACTACCCAAGCTCCTACTATTTTTTCAATTCAAGCCCCGAAGGATGTTTCGCTCTCAGAAATTGAAGCGGAACTGAGCCAAATTTGGCAAAGTTATGGCATGGCCGGTGAAGATGGTGCCCTGCCTGCGGCTACTCGCGCCACGACTTTTACCCTGGTAGTGTATGAACCAGAAGAAACCCAGCAACTGTTGGCTGCTTTGGGATTTTACAACGGTCCAATTGATGGGATTTTAGGACCGCAAACCGTAGCAGCACTACGGGAAGCGCAAAAAGCTTTTGGACTAGATCGGACGGGGAAGGCAACTCCGGAAATGCTCACCCGACTGCGAGAAGAAGTTGCCAAACGTCACAGCAATGGGGCAACAGGAGACAACGGTTCTGGTGGTGTGTCCTATGCTCCAGAAGCCACCAGCCCCCGAATTGCTGATGAAATTGCTAGCCGTAACCCCTGCCGCATCATTGCCCTGTTTCCCATAACTGGTGAAGACGTAGGGGTAAAAGCTCAAGTCTCTGCCTACTGCCCAATCCAAAAGCAATCTTCAAGTACACTAATCTGCTGCGAATACATTACTCTAACAGGAACCGCTGCTGCTTTGGAACGCATAGGTGGCATGATTCCAGCATTGCTAATTGGTGGCTTGCCAAAGTTTCTCTGGTGGAAGGCAACGCCAGACCCCAACAACGCCTTATTCAAACGACTGTCGGCAGTCTGCAACAACGTTATTGTAGATTCCTGCAACTTTAACAAGCCAGAAACTGATTTGCTGAGCCTGCAAGAGTTGGTAGAAGCTGGTGTACCTCTAGCAGACCTGAACTGGCGTCGTCTTTCCGGATGGCAGGAGTTAACAGCGGAAGCTTACGACCCACCCCAGCGTCGTGCTGCTCTGACAGAAGTTGATAAAGTAAACATTGATTACGAAAAAGGCAACCCTGTGCAAGCGCTGATGTTTTTGGGTTGGCTAGCGAGTCGGTTGCAATGGCGTCCGGTTTCTTATCAAAAAGAAAGCGAAGATTACGACATCACGCAAATTCACTTCGTAGCACATGACCAACGGCAAATACAAGCCGAGTTAGCAGGAGTTCCAGTTGGTGATGTAGGTGAAGTTGCTGGGGACTTGATTGCCTTGCGCCTAAGTTCCACCAATGTGCAAGCCAACTGCGGTACCCTTATCTGTTCAGAAACTGGTGGTTGTATGCGGATGGAAACACAAGGTGGTGCCCAGTCTACAGGTGTGTTTCAACAGGTGAGTTCACTTTCTGAGCAAAAGGCAGAAGCTTTGGTGAGTCAGCAGGTGCAACGCTGGGGTCACGAGGCACTTTTTGAAGAAAGCCTTGGTGTCACAACCCAAATTCTCAAATTAGGACTTAAGAAGTAA
- a CDS encoding sulfonate ABC transporter substrate-binding protein, with the protein MNLFILLKPLSNITSFLSQCIRVLKQNSVKFFALLFTVGLCLSLGFSGCTSNNVQSSTQSSTAQPIANTSSAAVKVVRLGFQKSAVLALVKQQGTLEKELSSSGVTVKWAEFPAGPPIMEALNAGSIDFGTVGEGPPVFAQSAGVPLVYVGNSSASPEGLGILVRNDSPIQTLADLKGKKVGFTKGSSAHFMLVQALASAGLQYTDIQPAYLSPADARAVFEQGKIDAWAIWDPFLAAAQRSGGARILRDSKGLASWREFYVTSREFANKNPELVKQVLDSIDKVGDWAKKNPRKVAEFLSPQMGIDVASLELAESRRKRYDVEPVNEEVIAEQQKVADTFLGQKLIPKQIKVADAIWKPKQ; encoded by the coding sequence ATGAATCTTTTTATTCTCTTAAAACCTCTCTCAAATATCACAAGTTTTTTGAGCCAATGCATCAGGGTACTGAAGCAGAACTCAGTTAAATTTTTTGCACTCCTATTTACTGTTGGCTTGTGCCTAAGTTTAGGATTTTCTGGTTGCACTTCCAATAACGTTCAAAGTTCTACTCAAAGTTCTACTGCCCAACCGATAGCAAATACCTCGTCAGCAGCTGTTAAAGTTGTGCGGCTTGGCTTTCAAAAATCTGCGGTTCTAGCTTTGGTGAAGCAACAAGGCACTCTAGAAAAAGAACTTTCCTCTTCTGGGGTTACTGTCAAGTGGGCAGAATTTCCCGCAGGTCCTCCCATCATGGAAGCCTTAAATGCAGGTAGTATCGATTTCGGGACTGTAGGGGAAGGACCACCAGTATTTGCTCAGTCAGCTGGTGTCCCACTGGTGTATGTTGGCAACTCCTCAGCGAGTCCAGAAGGTTTGGGTATTTTAGTCCGGAACGATTCTCCAATTCAGACTCTAGCCGACCTCAAAGGTAAAAAAGTTGGCTTCACTAAAGGTTCGAGTGCCCATTTTATGTTGGTGCAAGCTCTGGCTTCTGCGGGATTACAATACACTGACATTCAGCCTGCTTATCTTTCTCCGGCGGATGCCCGTGCTGTCTTTGAACAAGGTAAGATTGATGCCTGGGCAATTTGGGACCCATTTTTGGCAGCAGCTCAACGGAGTGGAGGAGCGCGAATCTTAAGAGATAGTAAGGGTCTAGCATCATGGAGGGAATTTTATGTGACATCGCGCGAGTTTGCCAACAAAAATCCCGAGCTTGTCAAACAAGTTCTCGATTCAATCGACAAGGTAGGGGATTGGGCGAAGAAAAATCCCCGGAAAGTTGCTGAATTCCTATCACCGCAAATGGGCATTGATGTTGCTTCGTTGGAGTTAGCAGAAAGCAGGCGGAAACGTTACGATGTGGAACCTGTCAACGAAGAAGTCATCGCAGAGCAACAAAAGGTTGCTGATACATTCTTAGGTCAGAAGTTGATACCTAAACAAATCAAAGTAGCAGATGCTATTTGGAAACCTAAACAGTAG
- a CDS encoding Crp/Fnr family transcriptional regulator, whose protein sequence is MLTSVDRLLFIKQVPIFKELRDDFIVRLASVMDELSFPANDTIFRQGDQGRSLYIVVSGRVKVDIDNQQLVVFSKGESFGEMAVFDAQPHSTSATTLERCECLELTQEQLYDAIEETPEIAVNIIGALSRRIRELNEKINAIGSNN, encoded by the coding sequence ATGCTAACAAGCGTTGACCGTTTATTATTTATTAAGCAAGTGCCTATTTTTAAAGAGTTACGGGATGACTTTATCGTTCGACTGGCTTCAGTGATGGATGAACTTTCGTTTCCAGCAAATGACACCATTTTTAGACAAGGAGATCAGGGGCGATCGCTTTACATTGTTGTCTCAGGTCGAGTCAAAGTTGATATTGACAATCAACAGTTAGTCGTGTTTTCTAAAGGAGAATCTTTCGGAGAAATGGCGGTGTTTGATGCCCAACCACATTCTACTTCAGCAACAACCTTAGAACGCTGTGAATGTTTGGAATTGACGCAAGAGCAACTCTACGACGCGATTGAGGAAACTCCTGAAATTGCTGTGAATATTATTGGCGCGCTATCCCGTCGCATTCGGGAGCTAAACGAAAAAATAAATGCGATTGGGTCAAACAATTAG